Below is a window of Geovibrio ferrireducens DNA.
CCCAGAGCCGCTGCTTCGGCTATGGAGGCGCAGAAAACACCGAGAAGCATGTTATTTATTACCTTGACCTTTGAGGCTGCCCCCTCCTTCTCAAGCCAGCAGGTCTTCCTGCCTATGGCATCAAGCACAGGGCGCGCTTTTTCAAGAGCTAAGGCGGAACCGGAAGCAAGCACCACCAGAAGTCCCTTCGAGGCAGGGACAGTGCTCCCCAGAACTGGAGCCTCAAGGTACATTCCGCCCATGGATTCCACCTCATCATAAAGCTGGAAAACATCGCCGAAATGGTTTGTTGTCGTATCTATTATAAGTTTGCCTTCAATATCAGCGGAAAGTATTCCGTTCTCCATCCAGAGTACGTCCAGAACAGCCGCCGTGTCAAACAGATTAAGCACAATCACATCCGCAGCGGAAACCACGGCAGCGGGAGATTCGGCAATCTCAGCCTTAAGCCCCTCGCATTTTCCGAGAGTCCTGTTCCAGACCACAAGCTCAAATCCCTGCTCTATCAGCCTGCCCGCCATGGCTTTTCCGAGGTTGCCCATTCCTATGAACCCGACCTTCATATTCCCCTCCGCGTTAAAACCCGTTGCAACGGGCATCATTTTTAACATAATACATCCATGACCCGTATGAAGCAAGATAACAGACTGGAGCTCCTTATCCCGGCGGAAGAGATAGACGGCGGGGCAATGAAGCAGATTCTTAACTTTTTAGACTACTCTTTCGTGCGTAAGCTGGCTGTGATGCCGGATGTTCATCAGGGCTACCACCTGCCTATAGGCGGGGTTGCGCTTCTGGACAAAGGGATAATCTCCCCTTCCGCCGTCGGGTATGACATAGGCTGCGGAATGTGCTGCATACTGACCGACATACCCGCACAGGAGATAAAACCCTCCGCTGAAAAAATATTCCGTGAAATAACATCAAAAATACCCAGCGGATTTGACGCTCATAAGCACCCGGAGGAATATGAAAAATTCCGCTCCGCCTCATCAAACAGGGATCTGGACAAACAGGTGAACGAAAAACTCTTTCACCAGTTAGGCACTCTGGGGAGCGGCAACCACTTCATAGAGATAGGGGAGGACAGGGACGGAATGCTCACGGTAACTCTCCACAGCGGCTCCCGCAACCCCGGTCACTCTGTAGGCGGTTATTACATGAGGCTGTCAAAAACGGAGGATAAAAGCCTCCCCGAAGGGTTTCTGGATCTCACGCGGGACACAGGCAGGGCTTATCTGGCGGATATGCGCTTCATGCTGGAATATGCCCTCGCAAACAGGCTTGCCATGCTTGAAACTGTGAAAAAAATCCTCGGCATAGGCAAAAAAAATGTAAAGCTTTTCATAAACGAAAACCACAACCATGCGGAAGTGCGCAGGGACGGCGTTCTCCACCGCAAGGGCGCAACTCAGGCCGATAAAGGCCGATACGGAGTTATTCCCGCCAACATGCGCGACGGAGTTTTCATCACGGAGGGGCTCGGCAACGAACGTTTCCTTTCCTCCGCCTCCCACGGAGCAGGCAGAACACTGGGCAGAAAAGAGGCAGCAAAGTGCCTTTCTCTTGACCGCTTCGTCAGCGACATGAAAGGAATAACCGCATTCACAGACAAGGCACGTCTGGAGGAAGCACCGCAGGCATATAAGGATATAAACAGGGTAATGGAACTCCAGGAAGGGGTTGTTATACACACGTTAAACAGGGCTAAACCATTCATAAATGTAAAAGGATAGTGCTTTATAGCGATTATTTAAGATAAAACAAGTCTATTGATATGTTTTACTATAGATTTACATAATAAACAATTCTCTTTTACTTCATTAAGTTATCATTAATTTTATGTCAAATTTCATTTCAAATGCAAAAAAGGCATTGCACTTGCTTGTCAAAATACATATTTAGAAAGTCTGCAAGCTTTAAACCAGCAGAACACAAGGAGGAGCAATGAGTCTCAAACTTAAGCTGTTTATTATCACGCTGACTGTATTCCTTATCAGTTCGGCCATCCTGAACATACAGTCCTACGGAGATAAAAAGGATCTCTCCAGAGGAATAATAAACGGTTCACAGAAGGCAGTATCAGACGAAATAGCACTTTATGTGGACGCATGGTCAAAGTCGAAGATGAAGGCGCTGGATGTTTTCGCGGAAGACCTCGGTAAAAAGGGC
It encodes the following:
- a CDS encoding NAD(P)-dependent oxidoreductase, with the protein product MKVGFIGMGNLGKAMAGRLIEQGFELVVWNRTLGKCEGLKAEIAESPAAVVSAADVIVLNLFDTAAVLDVLWMENGILSADIEGKLIIDTTTNHFGDVFQLYDEVESMGGMYLEAPVLGSTVPASKGLLVVLASGSALALEKARPVLDAIGRKTCWLEKEGAASKVKVINNMLLGVFCASIAEAAALGEKAGINKAELLEILAEGAGKSLVMDAKKDKIIKGDFSAQFSGACIFKDMGYLQALAHELQTPLYTGSLVKELFGEMFRKGIADEDFSAVYKVFSGE
- a CDS encoding RtcB family protein yields the protein MKQDNRLELLIPAEEIDGGAMKQILNFLDYSFVRKLAVMPDVHQGYHLPIGGVALLDKGIISPSAVGYDIGCGMCCILTDIPAQEIKPSAEKIFREITSKIPSGFDAHKHPEEYEKFRSASSNRDLDKQVNEKLFHQLGTLGSGNHFIEIGEDRDGMLTVTLHSGSRNPGHSVGGYYMRLSKTEDKSLPEGFLDLTRDTGRAYLADMRFMLEYALANRLAMLETVKKILGIGKKNVKLFINENHNHAEVRRDGVLHRKGATQADKGRYGVIPANMRDGVFITEGLGNERFLSSASHGAGRTLGRKEAAKCLSLDRFVSDMKGITAFTDKARLEEAPQAYKDINRVMELQEGVVIHTLNRAKPFINVKG